The window NNNACCAAATATGGATAGCACGCCTAAACAAAAGAAAGGTAAGATGTAGAAATAGATAAAGCTATATTTATGGATAATACATTTGAGAATAAGCAAAAATTGTTGTCGGAGCAGATTCGGGATATTGAACAAGGTGCAGGAGAGCCAATGCAGAAGTGCGCTCAATGCTATAACGCTGCGATAAGAACCTTTTTTGAGGTAATCGATTATGTCAAGGATCATCCATTCAAGGACAGGCAACAGGAGATCTACTTCCTAAAGTACAGCTGCCCCTTCTTTATTGGGGAAATAATCTACCATAACCAGCTGAGCATCCTTCTTCAAAATCAGCAGGAATTAGATTCTCCTAAAAAGTTCAAGGGCTACTGCAAGCAGCAGAAAAGGACTATTCAACGATGGTTCGACACCTACCACAAGCTCATAAGCTACCATGGCTCTGGATTAACCAACCTTGATGAAGAGTACGTACTATCCTCCTTGAGCACCTTTCAGCTTCCCATCGACGATTCCTGCATCATCCTCAACCGCAACTTCATTACGGATTACTCCATCATCATTGGCCGCAGCATCGCCTTCTTTAGGCTGAGGCAACGCCTCACTTCCGACTACAAATCCCTGAAAATTGTGCCATTTTATCCCGAGGTCATACCGACTCGGGAAAATGAGGAAGAAATGAGCTGGACAGAAACGAAGGTGGCGGCTGTTGAGCTGATAAACGCTCTTGTTTCCCACAAATGCATTAACAATGGCAATTGCAGCATAAAGCAGGTTGTCAGCCACTTCGAATCATGCTTCAACATGAAAATTGGAAATTACTACGACATTTTTAGCGAAATTAAAGCCCGTAAAAATCCAACCCTATTTATAGACAAGATGAAAACCTCCTTCATTCAAAAGGTAAGCGAGGAGTGTTAAAATGGGCTGTTTTACAAGTTAAACAACTGCCTTGCAGTTGTTTGGAAAAATATTTTTCCCGACTCGGTATTACCTCGGGTAAAAATTAATTTTCTACACCTCATCTTTACCCCATAACCAAATTCTAAAAGTTA of the Acetobacteroides hydrogenigenes genome contains:
- a CDS encoding RteC domain-containing protein, giving the protein MDNTFENKQKLLSEQIRDIEQGAGEPMQKCAQCYNAAIRTFFEVIDYVKDHPFKDRQQEIYFLKYSCPFFIGEIIYHNQLSILLQNQQELDSPKKFKGYCKQQKRTIQRWFDTYHKLISYHGSGLTNLDEEYVLSSLSTFQLPIDDSCIILNRNFITDYSIIIGRSIAFFRLRQRLTSDYKSLKIVPFYPEVIPTRENEEEMSWTETKVAAVELINALVSHKCINNGNCSIKQVVSHFESCFNMKIGNYYDIFSEIKARKNPTLFIDKMKTSFIQKVSEEC